From Streptomyces sp. NBC_01551:
GTACTGCTGGCGGTGACCCTGGCGACGGCGGTAGCCGGTCTTGTTCTTGTAGCGCAGGATGTCGATCTTGGCGCCCTTGTGGTGGTCCACGACCTCGGCCTGGACCTTGATGCCGGCCAGGACCCACGGGTCGCTGGTCACGGCGTCGCCGTCGACAACGAGCAGGGTCGAGAGCTCGACCGTGTCGCCAACCTTGGCAGTGGAAATCTTGTCAACCTCAACGATGTCGCCGACAGCAACCTTGTGCTGGCGACCACCGCTGCGCACGATGGCGTACACGCGGATCTCTCTCTCACTCGGGACGGATGCTCCTGAAGCCAGCCGCTCAGGCGGGCCGGAGCCCGAACTGATCCGGATTGGACGAGCGGCCTCTCCGGGCAGAGCCTGGAGGAAGGTGCTCAGGAGCGCGGCGCGTACATACGACACGCCGACGGTCTAGGTTACGGGGCCGGTTCCGGAGGGTCAAACCGGGCCCCGCAAGGCCGTGGGCCCCGCCTCTCGGCGGGGCCCACGGCCACGGGTGGATCAGGCTTCGGTCGGAGCCGAGACGGACGGGGCCGTCTGCTCCGCCGCGGCGGTCTTCTTCGTCGTCCGCTTCGCAGCGGTCTTCTTGGCCGTCGTCTTCTTGGCGACGGTCTTCTTCGCGGTCGTCTTGGCCGCGGCCGCCTTCTTGGCCGGTGCCTTCTTCGCCGTGGTGGTCGCCTTCTTGGCCGGGGCCTTGCGGGCGGCCTTCTTGACCGGCGCCTCGGCCTCGGCCTCGGCCTCCGCGGCGGGCTCGGCCGCGACGGGCTCCGGCTCCGCCACCGGGGCCGCCTCGACGACCACGATGGCCGCCTCGGCCGCGCCCGCCGGGGAACCGGCGGGGGCGGTGGCCTTGCGGGTGGCACGGCGGCGCGGACGGGCCGGGGCCGCCTCCGCGACGGGCTCGGCCGGGGTCTCGGCGACGACCGGCGCGGGCTCGGGCGCGGCCTCCACGACCGGCTCGGGCTCCACGACCGGCTCCGGCTCCGCGACGACGACCGGCTCGGCCTCGGCGACCGGGGCCGGGGCGGTGGCCTTGCGGGTGGCACGGCGGCGGGTACGGCCCTTCGGCGCGGCCTCCTCGGCCACGGCCTCGGCGACGACCTCCGCGACGACCTCCGACGCCTCGACGGCCTCGGTGACGACCTCGGCGGCCGGCTCCAGGACCGTGTCGGCCGGCTCGGTCACCGGCTCGGCCAGGGCGACCGTCTCCACCACGGGCTCGGCCACGGGGGCCGGAGCCGCCGCGGAGGTGGCCCTACGGGTGGCACGGCGACGGTTGCGACGACCGCTGACCGCGGCCTCCGCCTCGGCCGGGCTGCTGTACAGCTCCTCGTCCGGGACGAACTCCGGCTCGGGCAGCGCCCGGGGAGCGGCGGCCTCGGCGGCCACCTCGGCCTCGGTCTCGGTCTCGAAGGACTCCACGTGCTCGTGCTGGTCGGAGTCGGCCTTGCCGCCGCGGCGCTTGGCGCGCTTGCCGTTGCCACCGCCGCCGACCGCGGTCGGCGTCTCCATGTGCACGATGACGCCGCGCCCGTTGCAGTGGACGCAGGTCTCGGAGAAGGACTCCAGCAGACCCTGGCCCACCCGCTTGCGGGTCATCTGGACCAGGCCCAGCGAGGTGACCTCGGCCACCTGGTGCTTGGTGCGGTCGCGGCCCAGGCACTCCAGCATGCGCCGCAGCACCAGGTCGCGGTTGGACTCCAGGACCATGTCGATGAAGTCGATGACGACGATGCCGCCCAGGTCGCGCAGCCGCAGCTGGCGCACGATCTCCTCGGCCGCCTCCAGGTTGTTCCTGGTGACGGTCTCCTCGAGGTTGCCGCCCTGACCGGTGAACTTGCCGGTGTTGACGTCGATGACGATCATCGCCTCGGTCTTGTCGATCACGAGGGAGCCGCCCGAGGGCAGCCACACCTTGCGGTCGAGCGCCTTGGCGAGCTGCTCGTCGATCCGGTACGTCGCGAAGACGTCGACCTCGGAGGTCCAGCGCGACAGCCGGTCGGCCAGGTCCGGGGCCACGTGGTTCACGTAGCCGTGGATGGTCTCCCAGGCGGTGTCGCCGCTGACGATGACCTTCGAGAAGTCCTCGTTGAAGATGTCGCGCACGACGCGGACGGTCATGTCCGGCTCGCCGTACAGGAGGCTCGGCGAAGAGGTCGAGATCTGCTTCGACTTCTTCTGGATGTCCTCCCACTGGGCCTGCAGACGCTCGACGTCACGGCGCAGCTCGTCCTCGCTCGCGCCCTCGGCGGCGGTGCGCACGATGACGCCCGCGTCCTCGGGGACGATCTTCTTGAGGATGGTCTTCAGGCGCGCGCGCTCGGTGTCGGGCAGCTTGCGGCTGATACCGGTCATCGAGCCCTCGGGCACGTAGACCAGGTAGCGGCCGGGCAGCGAGACCTGGCTGGTCAGGCGGGCGCCCTTGTGGCCGATCGGGTCCTTGGTGACCTGCACCAGGACGGACTGGCCGGACTTGAGGGCGGACTCGATGCGGCGCGGCCCGTTGGCCATGCCGAGCGCCTCGAAGTTGACCTCACCGGCGTACAGGACCGCGTTGCGGCCCTTGCCGATGTCGATGAAGGCGGCCTCCATGGACGGCAGCACGTTCTGGACCTTGCCCAGGTAGACGTTGCCGACGTACGAGGTGGCCTCTTCCTTGTTGACGTAGTGCTCGACGAGCACGTTGTCCTCGAGGACGCCGATCTGGGTGCGCTCGCCGCTCTGGCGGACGACCATCACGCGCTCGACGGCCTCGCGGCGGGCCAGGAACTCGGCCTCGGTGATGATCGGGACGCGGCGGCGGCCCTGCTCGCGACCCTCGCGGCGGCGCTGCTTCTTCGCCTCCAGACGGGTCGAGCCCTTGATGGACTGCACCTCGTCGGACGGCTCGGCCTTCTCGCGGGCCGGGCGCGGCTCGCGGACCTTGACGACGGTGCGTACGCCGTCCTCGTCGCCCGCTTCGGCGTCCGCGGCGGTGTCACCGCTGCGGCGGCGACGGCGACGGCGACGACGGCTGGAGCTGGAGCCGAGGGCCCCGGCGTCCTCGTCCTCGTCGGCCTCTTCCTCTTCCGCCTCCTGCTCGGCGGCCTCGGCCTCGGCCTCTTCCTCGGCGGACTCGTCGAGGTCGGCGGCCTCACCGCGGCGACGGCGACGGCCACCGCGGCGGCGGCGGCGCGACGGGCGCTCGCCGTCGCTCTCGTCCTCGTCGAGGTCGGCGGCCTCGGCCTCCGGCTCCTCGATCTCGGCGAACTCGACGTCGGCCACGGACAGCGGGCCGGACTCGGCGGCCACCGGCGCGGCGGGCTCGGCGGCGGCGCCGCGGCCACGGCGGCGGCGACGGCCGGCGGGCTGCGCGGCGGGGGCCTGCACGACCTCGGCCTCGACCTCGGTCTCCT
This genomic window contains:
- the rplU gene encoding 50S ribosomal protein L21: MYAIVRSGGRQHKVAVGDIVEVDKISTAKVGDTVELSTLLVVDGDAVTSDPWVLAGIKVQAEVVDHHKGAKIDILRYKNKTGYRRRQGHRQQYTAIKVTGIPAAAK
- a CDS encoding Rne/Rng family ribonuclease, coding for MLNNENTPAAGNADGDSPSDNLPPRRRRRAASRPAGPPGATAAAAAVSDSAPDAAPAAPVAEEAAAPAPRARRRATRAVAAPEAAAAAEVVVEAPAAPAAEEAPAAAAPRARRRATRAVAAPEAPAAAEAVVEAAPAAVVEAAPAGEEAPAAPAPRARRRATRAVAAPEAPAAEVVVEAAAVAEEAAAAPAPRARRRATRAVAAPETAAEAVVEAPTAPAAEEPAAEPAPRARRRATRAVAAPAAEAVAEAPAAPVVEEPAKATVTVADAVDSPKRGGRRRATRSSAAPAAPAQQAPAPAAEPEAPAAPARGRRAARPAVAVFQAPVFAEPMFQTPETAAMAAAAAAAASRAEEAEEEEEETEVEAEVVQAPAAQPAGRRRRRGRGAAAEPAAPVAAESGPLSVADVEFAEIEEPEAEAADLDEDESDGERPSRRRRRGGRRRRRGEAADLDESAEEEAEAEAAEQEAEEEEADEDEDAGALGSSSSRRRRRRRRRSGDTAADAEAGDEDGVRTVVKVREPRPAREKAEPSDEVQSIKGSTRLEAKKQRRREGREQGRRRVPIITEAEFLARREAVERVMVVRQSGERTQIGVLEDNVLVEHYVNKEEATSYVGNVYLGKVQNVLPSMEAAFIDIGKGRNAVLYAGEVNFEALGMANGPRRIESALKSGQSVLVQVTKDPIGHKGARLTSQVSLPGRYLVYVPEGSMTGISRKLPDTERARLKTILKKIVPEDAGVIVRTAAEGASEDELRRDVERLQAQWEDIQKKSKQISTSSPSLLYGEPDMTVRVVRDIFNEDFSKVIVSGDTAWETIHGYVNHVAPDLADRLSRWTSEVDVFATYRIDEQLAKALDRKVWLPSGGSLVIDKTEAMIVIDVNTGKFTGQGGNLEETVTRNNLEAAEEIVRQLRLRDLGGIVVIDFIDMVLESNRDLVLRRMLECLGRDRTKHQVAEVTSLGLVQMTRKRVGQGLLESFSETCVHCNGRGVIVHMETPTAVGGGGNGKRAKRRGGKADSDQHEHVESFETETEAEVAAEAAAPRALPEPEFVPDEELYSSPAEAEAAVSGRRNRRRATRRATSAAAPAPVAEPVVETVALAEPVTEPADTVLEPAAEVVTEAVEASEVVAEVVAEAVAEEAAPKGRTRRRATRKATAPAPVAEAEPVVVAEPEPVVEPEPVVEAAPEPAPVVAETPAEPVAEAAPARPRRRATRKATAPAGSPAGAAEAAIVVVEAAPVAEPEPVAAEPAAEAEAEAEAPVKKAARKAPAKKATTTAKKAPAKKAAAAKTTAKKTVAKKTTAKKTAAKRTTKKTAAAEQTAPSVSAPTEA